The stretch of DNA ATAAATAAAGTTTAGGACGGAGGACGGTTTAATACTTGTCTTTCAAGTTCTATACTAATAACGAATCAAAAATTTCTAGGAGGTATAGTTACCATGGCATTGATTGGAACAGAGGTACTCCCTTTTACAGCACAAGCATATCACAACGGTGAATTTATTGAAGTTACTGAAGCAAATCTGAAAGGAAAATGGAGTGTAGTTTGCTTCTACCCAGCAGACTTCACATTCGTTTGCCCTACAGAGCTTGAAGACTTGCAGGATCAATATGCAACATTGAAGGAACTGGGTGTTGAAGTATACTCCGTATCCACGGACTCCCATTTCGTTCACAAAGCTTGGCACGACAGCTCCGAAGCTATCGGCAAAGTAACTTACATCATGATTGGTGACCCTTCCCACACGATCTCCCGTAACTTTGACGTGTTGATCGAGGCAGAAGGTGTTGCTAACCGTGCAACCTTCATTATCGACCCAGATGGCGTGATCCAAACTGTTGAAATTACAGCTGATGGCATCGGACGTGATGCAAGCACATTGATCGACAAGATCAAAGCTGCTCAATACGTTCGCAACCATCCAGGTGAAGTATGCCCTGCAAAATGGAAGGAAGGCGCAGAAACTCTGAAGCCAAGTCTTGATCTTGTAGGCAAGATCTAAGGAGAGAATAGATTATGAAACTGGATGCAGACATAAAACAGCAACTGGAGCAATACCTTCAGCTTTTAGAAGGCGATGTTCTGCTGAAAGTTAGTGCTGGAACGGATTCGGTATCCAATGACATGCTGGACTTGGTTCATGAACTGTCCAGCATGTCCAGCAGAATTACAGTAGAGCAGGCATCATTGCCTAGAACTCCAAGCTTTAGCGTGAACCGTGGCGCAAGTGAAGACATGGGGATCACGTTCGCTGGGGTTCCGCTCGGCCACGAATTTACATCACTAGTTCTCGCTTTGCTTCAAGTTAGCGGAAGAGCTCCTAAGGCTGAACAAAGCGTAATTGACCGGATCAAAGGCATTCAAGGTGAATATCACTTTGAAACTTATGTAAGCTTGTCCTGTCACAATTGTCCGGATGTCGTGCAGGCGCTGAACATGATGAGTGTTCTGAATCCGAACATTACCCATACCATGATCGACGGTGCAGCTTTCAAAGAAGAGGTAGAAAGCAAGGAAATTATGGCGGTACCTACCGTGTATCTGAACGGGGAATTCTTTGAGAGCGGCCGAATGACTATAGATGATATCCTCTCTAAGCTGGGGACTTCGGATGATGCATCTGAGTTCGCAAGTAAAGAGCCTTACGATGTATTGGTTGTCGGGGGCGGACCAGCTGGGGCAAGTGCAGCGATTTATGCAGCACGCAAAGGGATTCGCACAGGGATCGTTGCCGAACGCTTTGGCGGACAGGTCAATGATACCTTGGGCATCGAGAACTTCATCAGTGTGAAATACACCGAAGGGCCTAAGCTCGCTGCAAGCCTTGAAGAGCATGCGAAGGGTTATGGCATTGACATCATGAAGGCACAGCGTGCGAAGCGTCTTGAGAAGAAGGACCTCGTCGAGATTGAGCTGGAGAATGGCGCGGTTCTGAAGAGTAAGACGGTCATTCTCTCCACGGGTGCCCGCTGGCGCAACCTGGGGGTTCCTGGTGAAGCGGAATTCAAGAACAAGGGCGTGGCTTATTGCCCGCACTGTGACGGTCCTCTATTTGCAGGAAAGCATGTAGCAGTCGTTGGCGGGGGCAACTCCGGCATCGAGGCAGCGATTGACCTCGCAGGCCTTGCAGAGCATGTGACCGTGCTGGAATTCATGCCAGAGCTCAAGGCAGACTCTGTCTTGCAGGAACGTCTGAACAGCTTGCCGAACACGACCGTCATCAAGAATGCTCAAGTGAAGGAAATTACCGGAACGAGCAAGGTTGATGGTATCAGCTACATCGAACGCGAGAGCGGCGAAGTGAAGCACATTGAGCTGCAGGGTGTATTTGTGCAAATCGGCCTCGTGCCTAATACAGACTGGTTAGGGGATACCGTTGAACGTACACGCACGGGTGAAATTGTGGTGGACGCTCATGGGGCAACTAACATTCCTGGAGTATTTGCAGCAGGGGACTGCACCAACACACCTTACAAACAAATTATTATCTCGATGGGATCAGGCGCTACAGCGGCGCTAGGCTCCTTCGACTATCTTATCCGCCATCAGTAATTTTTTATATTTGGGGTATATTAGAAAGGCCACCTATAGAAGGTGGTCTTTCTGTGTATCCGTAAGTTGGACGGATTGCTGCTCTTTAATACTTAATTTTGATGGTGTCCCCTTGGACATATACTCCTTCAGATCGTGCAATAGGCAGTTTCTGGTCTGCGGTGAAGCCGATCGTCTCCCCATCCCGCAGTGTCACATCTTCTTCTACCACATAAGCGGAAATGGTAATGAGGAAATCCCTCAGCTCATTAGGTGAAGCCTGGCTGTTTAGAATTTCAATTTCGTCTTTGCCAAAGGTGCTTAAGCCATAGGTATATCCGCTGACCCCTTCCTCTGTGGCTACAAGGCCAAAGTGAACCAGGTTAAGCAGAGGTACGACCTCGTCAGACTTCATCATATTAGCAAATTCTATGTAAAGCTCGGGTTGAAAGACGGTGCCAGAGGTATAGATACCTATGGCATTCGGCAGCTTCAGGCAGCTGGCCGCCACTTTGGTGTAGAGCTTGCCGCTCTCAAGCGGAGAGCCGGAACGGGTGAATACGGCCAGAATGATCTGCGCGACATGCGTCCGGGTGACCTCTGCGGCTTCTTTCCATAGGTAATTCCCCTGGGCAAAATACTCAGCTTCTCCGTCCGGTACAGGAGCCTTCACAAAGCTTAAGGCCACCATGAAGTCATCTGCATTGAAGACGAGAATTCCTTCCTTCCCTTCCTCTGCACTAGATTCTTCCCCTTCGGGAGGGGAACAGGAGATATTCCAGTCTTGAAGCAGATTATTCTTGATCTGGTCCATGTCGCATTCAGGGGAATTCAGCAGAATAAATCCGTTGAAGATGCCGGAAGAGTCATCATCATCCCCGCCGGATTCCTGCTGTGCTTGCTCTTTTTCAATAGCAGCCGCCTGCTGCATCCAGTATTCACGGATCATCTCTACCATGGCGATAGCTTCTTGCTTGGCTGTGGCCGGATCATAGGGCTGCATCTCGCTGAAAATATGGCCGCAGTGCTCTGTATCGGCTGCATGCTCGTAGCCTCCGCATACGCCGAGAAGCCACTTGCCGAGCATATTTTTCTTGTACCGGAAAATATAGTAGTGCATGCCGTGCAGATCAAATTCCTCGGCGATTTCAATTCGGCTGGGTTTCCGGCCGAGCTCGTGTTCGTCTGCCAGCCAGTCAATCATAGACTGCATGGCTGCTTGCTGTTGGTCTGTCATAAGTTTCCCCCTTTGCAATGGCGAGTATTGCTGATTCTTATTGTGGCCAAAGCTTATTTTGTGTAGGCATATCTGGAGTTGAAGGTGTTATGGCTCCACCAAAGGTACATTCTACCAATTGCAAAGGCGCGATTCAATAGATTGGCTGTTCAATGAAATTTGGAATAGAACAATTTCAATTTGAAATATTTGATTTTCATAAGATATGTCCCATAATCCTTGAAGATCCTCCACAACTTTTTTTATATTATTTAAGCCCAAACCATGTCTTGACTTATCTTGCTTGTTTGATATGAACAAACCTTTATGATTTTTTATGATTTTATGGGTATAAGGGTTTACGACCTTTATAAAGAGAGAATCATTCATGTAATGAATGTAAATATTTATATAGGGCTTAGAACCACTTATTTTTCTGCAAGCATCAATTGCGTTATCCAGAATATTTCCCAAAATGATACTCATTGCTATACTATCTAGTTGTAGGCTAGGCGGAATCTGTATGTCCAAATGAACCGGAATATTTAATTCGCGAGCTACTCTTTGCTTATAGTTGATGATGGAATCAATAATAATTGAGCCCGTATTACAACACTCTGACGTTTCATTAATGGTACCTAAAAGAGCATCCAGCTGCTTCATACTGGTTGTCTCATTTCCGGACTTTAATTGCGAGCGCAGGCCTAATAGTATATTTTTAAAATCGTGCTGAAACCTACGCATTTCCTCTTCCCTACTCTTGGTCACTAGGTATTGATGAATGTAATAAGCATTTTGCTGTTCCAGAAGGCTGTTTTTGATGTGGGCAGATTGGATACGCAGGATACGGTCACACAAGACCAGGACCAATAAATTGATAAATAGTAAGCTGCCTGAAAGAACAGGGAACATAGCGGGGTATAATCGATACCATGGATTTGCAGAGATTTGGTGAATTCCTATGATACTGAATAGCGGGCATAAAAAGAGGATCATCCAATACCACTTGCTTAAGTGTCCTTCTCCAATAAATTGGGCTAGTCTTAATATCATTTGCAGAAAAATAAATATAAGAAATTTTGAAAAAAATAATGTAAAGATATATCCTGTCATATCTTGAGCCTGAGCAAGGACAGCTGTATCAGTTAGTATAATCACCACGGTTATTACAAAACCTATCCCCATTTTCCATGCTATTTGACCTTTATAAAGGAAGTTGCATAATAGGATAAGCCCGATATTAAGGCATAAGGTAAGGGCTCCCGACAAAGGGCTGAAGTGTAACGTTAAACTAAGCATATAATATAAGCTATACCCTAGAAATATGAGGGATTTACCAAATACACTTGTTCCAAAGACTTGCTTATAAAAATAATGAATAATAAAAGGAATCGAAATAAATGTGATTGAATAAAACAATTCCTCAATGAGAAAATTGTCCAATTAGATTCCCCCTGAAGTTTAAATAGCTTTTTTTAACGGAAGCTGTATATCGCTCACTAATAGGAATTTCCCGGCCACTTAGCAGTATTATCTTTTTTGCAGTGATTTGTTTCACATGATAAAAATTTATAATGTAAGATTGGTGAATCCGGATAAATTCATCACTAAATAATTTATCGTTTTCCTTATTTAAAGTACTGTAGTACTCAATCGATTGTGTTGATGTGTGAAGAATGACTTTTCGGCAGTTGCTTTCCAGATATATGATTTCCTTGAACGGAATGAGGAGCTCACTGCCTCTTAGTTGTACTGGCAGCAGCCGTCTTCTGTTCGATCTGCGTTTAATTTTTTGGATGGCTATCTCTAACTTTTGCTCAAATTTGGTAGACTGTATAGGTTTACTAATAAAACCTGACGGTTGTACATCAAAAAGCTGCAAGTGATATTCCTCATGACTTGATATGTAAATAAGCTGCACCAGGTCATTATCTTCATCTTCTCTGAGTATATGCCCTACGTCTATTCCATTTAGTCCACTCATTTCAATATCCATCAATATAATTTCATATTGACAGCTATGCCGAATTTCTTCAGTTAGTTTCTCTCCGGAGTAGAATATATCGATCTCTAGGGCCACCTCGTTTTTTTGTTGAAAGGATAATGCTAATTCTGCAATCTGCTCTGCCATTTGAACATCATCTTCGCAAATAGCAATACGAATCACTAGAACCCGCTCCTCTATAATCAATCTATTTTTCCTTTTTATAGATCTAATTAAATTATAATCATATATCTACTTATTTTCAAAAATAATC from Paenibacillus sp. CAA11 encodes:
- the ahpC gene encoding alkyl hydroperoxide reductase subunit C; this translates as MALIGTEVLPFTAQAYHNGEFIEVTEANLKGKWSVVCFYPADFTFVCPTELEDLQDQYATLKELGVEVYSVSTDSHFVHKAWHDSSEAIGKVTYIMIGDPSHTISRNFDVLIEAEGVANRATFIIDPDGVIQTVEITADGIGRDASTLIDKIKAAQYVRNHPGEVCPAKWKEGAETLKPSLDLVGKI
- the ahpF gene encoding alkyl hydroperoxide reductase subunit F; amino-acid sequence: MKLDADIKQQLEQYLQLLEGDVLLKVSAGTDSVSNDMLDLVHELSSMSSRITVEQASLPRTPSFSVNRGASEDMGITFAGVPLGHEFTSLVLALLQVSGRAPKAEQSVIDRIKGIQGEYHFETYVSLSCHNCPDVVQALNMMSVLNPNITHTMIDGAAFKEEVESKEIMAVPTVYLNGEFFESGRMTIDDILSKLGTSDDASEFASKEPYDVLVVGGGPAGASAAIYAARKGIRTGIVAERFGGQVNDTLGIENFISVKYTEGPKLAASLEEHAKGYGIDIMKAQRAKRLEKKDLVEIELENGAVLKSKTVILSTGARWRNLGVPGEAEFKNKGVAYCPHCDGPLFAGKHVAVVGGGNSGIEAAIDLAGLAEHVTVLEFMPELKADSVLQERLNSLPNTTVIKNAQVKEITGTSKVDGISYIERESGEVKHIELQGVFVQIGLVPNTDWLGDTVERTRTGEIVVDAHGATNIPGVFAAGDCTNTPYKQIIISMGSGATAALGSFDYLIRHQ
- a CDS encoding DUF4261 domain-containing protein translates to MTDQQQAAMQSMIDWLADEHELGRKPSRIEIAEEFDLHGMHYYIFRYKKNMLGKWLLGVCGGYEHAADTEHCGHIFSEMQPYDPATAKQEAIAMVEMIREYWMQQAAAIEKEQAQQESGGDDDDSSGIFNGFILLNSPECDMDQIKNNLLQDWNISCSPPEGEESSAEEGKEGILVFNADDFMVALSFVKAPVPDGEAEYFAQGNYLWKEAAEVTRTHVAQIILAVFTRSGSPLESGKLYTKVAASCLKLPNAIGIYTSGTVFQPELYIEFANMMKSDEVVPLLNLVHFGLVATEEGVSGYTYGLSTFGKDEIEILNSQASPNELRDFLITISAYVVEEDVTLRDGETIGFTADQKLPIARSEGVYVQGDTIKIKY
- a CDS encoding sensor histidine kinase — translated: MDNFLIEELFYSITFISIPFIIHYFYKQVFGTSVFGKSLIFLGYSLYYMLSLTLHFSPLSGALTLCLNIGLILLCNFLYKGQIAWKMGIGFVITVVIILTDTAVLAQAQDMTGYIFTLFFSKFLIFIFLQMILRLAQFIGEGHLSKWYWMILFLCPLFSIIGIHQISANPWYRLYPAMFPVLSGSLLFINLLVLVLCDRILRIQSAHIKNSLLEQQNAYYIHQYLVTKSREEEMRRFQHDFKNILLGLRSQLKSGNETTSMKQLDALLGTINETSECCNTGSIIIDSIINYKQRVARELNIPVHLDIQIPPSLQLDSIAMSIILGNILDNAIDACRKISGSKPYINIYIHYMNDSLFIKVVNPYTHKIIKNHKGLFISNKQDKSRHGLGLNNIKKVVEDLQGLWDISYENQIFQIEIVLFQISLNSQSIESRLCNW
- a CDS encoding LytR/AlgR family response regulator transcription factor, giving the protein MIRIAICEDDVQMAEQIAELALSFQQKNEVALEIDIFYSGEKLTEEIRHSCQYEIILMDIEMSGLNGIDVGHILREDEDNDLVQLIYISSHEEYHLQLFDVQPSGFISKPIQSTKFEQKLEIAIQKIKRRSNRRRLLPVQLRGSELLIPFKEIIYLESNCRKVILHTSTQSIEYYSTLNKENDKLFSDEFIRIHQSYIINFYHVKQITAKKIILLSGREIPISERYTASVKKSYLNFRGNLIGQFSH